In Aspergillus oryzae RIB40 DNA, chromosome 6, one genomic interval encodes:
- a CDS encoding uncharacterized protein (predicted protein), which yields MVQQPKQEKVWASLITNLSYLPGILTLSHSLQTTETAYPFIALYTSTFPAEGLAALHARGIRTQAVPSVQPGQSRVFLQDPRFNETWNKLIVFSLVEYDRIVLLDGDMLVRKNMDELMDVPLDGPGSGLSSEENKQERVFAASHVCACNPLNKPHYPKTWIPKNCAYTSQHSDPVRAQTSGAPAATGVAMLNSGLLVVRPTISAWAEIQARLHMPDRTDKYTFPDQELLSDVFRGRWVVLPYVYNALKTLRWEGVHDDIWRDDEVKNVHYIFANKPWHEDPDDGMDEPSRWWWEVNRQRQQLEVKKGITDGH from the exons ATGGTCCAACAACCGAAACAGG AGAAAGTCTGGGCCTCCCTAATAACCAACCTCTCCTACCTCCCGGGCATTCTAACCCTTTCACACTCCCTCCAAACCACCGAAACAGCCTACCCTTTCATCGCATTATACACTTCCACATTCCCCGCCGAAGGCCTAGCAGCGCTTCACGCGCGCGGAATTCGCACCCAAGCCGTCCCCAGCGTACAACCAGGCCAAAGCAGAGTCTTCCTCCAGGATCCACGCTTCAATGAAACATGGAACAAACTGATTGTATTCTCGCTGGTGGAGTACGACCGCATCGTCTTACTAGACGGAGATATGCTGGTGCGAAAGAACATGGATGAGCTGATGGACGTGCCACTGGACGGGCCGGGTTCAGGATTAAGCAGCGAGGAGAATAAACAGGAGAGAGTATTCGCAGCGAGTCATGTATGCGCCTGTAATCCGCTGAACAAGCCGCATTATCCCAAGACTTG GATACCCAAGAATTGTGCCTACACAAGCCAGCATTCGGATCCTGTCCGGGCGCAGACATCCGGCGCTCCAGCCGCGACCGGTGTTGCCATGCTGAATAGTGGCCTCTTAGTCGTGCGTCCTACCATATCGGCCTGGGCGGAGATCCAGGCTAGACTTCACATGCCCGATCGCACGGATAAATACACTTTCCCGGATCAGGAGCTCTTGTCGGACGTGTTTCGGGGTCGATGGGTGGTATTGCCGTATGTGTATAATGCGCTAAAAACGCTACGGTGGGAGGGAGTGCACGACGATATCTGGAGAGATGACGAGGTGAAGAATGTCCATTACATCTTTGCTAACAAGCCATGGCATGAAGATCCCGATGACGGGATGGATGAACCAAGTCGTTGGTGGTGGGAAGTAAATAGACAGAGG
- a CDS encoding uncharacterized protein (predicted protein), whose translation MFSRSALTVIFSCSYQLPHRVYTAKGYPVLAPNGSSIIIYGYENGLKVIWRGGRPFTSRKPSAPKDQPQEKTNRSNNDIMVIDSDDESSAETQQNEEPSYGFEEDEPEIDPLFPYETVLRQIDIPLGTRVVELAVPRILPETARSSLDPFPPILRKLMVISAVCADLSTRVVTLPLTPPHPAQFELSSWVQALSISGGVSHQEIPRGVGIALTYQASEPQGDEDMAQSQSGSNGNGPGRWDLLIATHSAESSGLLIIHRIPVVEETDHNEVVYRLSEDDIESKRRYLPAPAQNIAFNPSPYPSPRHSTLLVAFHSGCVKVYSCFSTKPYKASRRSSSPQSDFETSETEGKWLISLYPGFEQSPPGPPRRKTIVNAEWVLGGRAIMVLMADGEWGVWDLEGAGPGTMKGPLQRQSSVQGVTGGSLTAFSVSGRVLGPLSGARAETGGPIAEQRPKFAPLTPHTKRVREDTLLKGAMVRSIIPSLCGEISVYQTNSYRDTLPDESILLRHGNQSAVIPSLLSLWRNAVKATGTFDASNRCRVSAIQDITLMGEHLKGIGHLPAASRQTRQAEGGDHDALLITEHRIIILTPRLNEPDESPALLGSVDETPTAETDQLRLRRGELDVEGMDRLLSGMTSSNQTLRMGSPIKRARIFT comes from the coding sequence ATGTTTAGTCGATCAGCACTTACAGTAATCTTTTCATGTAGCTAccaacttcctcatcgtGTCTACACCGCCAAGGGCTACCCTGTCCTCGCCCCTAATGGCTCATCAATTATAATCTATGGCTATGAAAACGGGTTGAAGGTAATCTGGAGAGGTGGAAGACCATTTACCAGCAGGAAGCCATCGGCCCCTAAGGACCAACCGCAAGAAAAAACCAACCGCAGCAACAACGACATCATGGTCATTGATTCCGATGATGAGAGCTCTGCCGAAACCCAACAAAACGAAGAACCAAGTTATgggtttgaagaagatgagccaGAGATCGATCCCCTCTTCCCATACGAAACTGTGCTGCGCCAGATCGATATACCCCTTGGAACCAGGGTCGTTGAATTGGCTGTCCCTCGCATTCTCCCTGAGACCGCACGTTCATCACTCGACCCTTTCCCGCCCATTCTAAGAAAACTTATGGTAATCTCGGCCGTGTGCGCCGATCTTTCCACCCGAGTTGTTACGCTGCCCTTGACTCCTCCCCACCCTGCTCAATTCGAGCTCTCCTCGTGGGTTCAGGCGTTGTCGATTAGCGGCGGAGTATCACACCAAGAGATCCCAAGGGGAGTGGGGATTGCTCTCACATATCAAGCGAGTGAGCCACAGGGAGATGAGGACATGGCTCAAAGCCAAAGTGGATCTAATGGCAATGGGCCAGGGAGGTGGGACCTTCTTATCGCCACTCATTCTGCGGAGTCGTCGGGCCTCCTTATAATACATCGGATCCCGGTTGTAGAAGAGACAGACCATAATGAAGTGGTGTACCGTTTAAGTGAGGATGATATCGAGTCAAAGCGCCGTTACCTGCCGGCCCCGGCCCAAAACATCGCCTTCAACCCATCACCATATCCGTCACCACGACACTCGACACTACTCGTCGCCTTTCATAGTGGATGTGTCAAAGTCTACTCGTGTTTCTCCACGAAACCATACAAAGCGTCGCGCAGATCGTCCAGTCCTCAAAGTGATTTCGAGACGTCGGAAACAGAGGGGAAGTGGCTGATCAGTCTCTATCCCGGGTTTGAGCAGTCGCCCCCAGGGCCCCCCCGGCGTAAAACTATAGTCAATGCAGAATGGGTGCTTGGTGGACGGGCCATTATGGTTCTCATGGCGGATGGTGAGTGGGGGGTATGGGATCTCGAAGGGGCAGGCCCAGGAACCATGAAGGGCCCACTCCAGCGTCAATCCAGTGTACAGGGGGTGACTGGTGGATCCTTGACTGCTTTTTCTGTCAGTGGTCGGGTCTTAGGTCCGCTGTCTGGAGCCCGCGCTGAAACAGGTGGGCCCATCGCAGAACAACGCCCTAAATTCGCGCCCCTGACACCACATACTAAGCGTGTCCGTGAAGACACTTTGCTGAAGGGTGCCATGGTTAGGTCAATCATCCCGTCTTTGTGCGGAGAAATCTCCGTCTATCAGACCAACTCATATCGTGATACCCTACCTGACGAGTCGATTCTGTTGCGGCACGGCAACCAGAGTGCTGTCATTCCAAGCTTGCTGTCCTTATGGCGGAATGCCGTAAAAGCAACCGGAACCTTTGATGCGTCTAACCGCTGCCGAGTTTCCGCCATCCAAGATATCACCTTAATGGGCGAACATTTAAAGGGTATTGGTCACCTTCCTGCCGCTTCTCGCCAGACTCGCCAAGCTGAAGGTGGAGACCATGATGCTCTGCTGATTACAGAACACCGAATCATAATCCTTACTCCACGACTCAATGAGCCGGATGAATCTCCTGCGCTTCTAGGGTCGGTGGACGAGACACCAACCGCAGAAACTGATCAGCTGAGGCTTCGGCGTGGTGAACTTGATGTTGAAGGAATGGATCGACTACTGAGTGGGATGACCAGCAGTAATCAAACCCTTCGAATGGGAAGTCCTATCAAGCGGGCGCGGATTTTCACTTGA